The Congregibacter litoralis KT71 genome contains a region encoding:
- a CDS encoding BufA1 family periplasmic bufferin-type metallophore: MKRRDITKIASLALAAGIVAGINAAPAAAQANAMEKCYGIAKAGQNDCAAGPGTSCSGSSTRDYQGNAWKLVKKGSCERIETPKGNGSLTPIER, from the coding sequence ATGAAACGACGTGACATCACTAAGATTGCTTCCCTGGCCCTCGCCGCGGGTATCGTTGCGGGTATCAATGCCGCACCCGCCGCTGCGCAGGCCAATGCCATGGAGAAGTGCTACGGCATCGCCAAAGCCGGTCAGAACGACTGCGCAGCGGGTCCCGGCACCAGCTGCTCCGGAAGCTCAACGCGTGATTACCAGGGCAATGCCTGGAAGCTGGTCAAAAAAGGCAGCTGCGAGCGGATCGAGACACCGAAAGGTAATGGCTCCCTGACACCCATCGAGCGCTGA